In Dethiosulfovibrio faecalis, a genomic segment contains:
- a CDS encoding ABC transporter permease → MFRFIVKRMGQLFLVLFAVSIIVFVFTSVMGNPVYLMVRENATEAEIQAVTQYLGLDKPLPVQYGIFVKNSLSGDFGKSYMYHLPALGLIVERFPATLEIVSVALLLSAFIGIPLGVISGAYPKNPFSKGVMAFSIAGISMPSFWIGMVLIFFFGIFLGVLPVSGRGETAEFLGISTSLATSDGWKHILLPAVTLALGNIATIIRLTRSGMQENMRQDYVKFARAKGVPRRKVLFGHALKNTLIPVVTIFGLQMGSLIAFTTITETIFAWPGMGKLLIDAINSADRPIIAAYILFVAVMFVFINFVVDIMYVFIDPRIDLQ, encoded by the coding sequence GTGTTCAGATTCATAGTTAAGAGAATGGGGCAGCTGTTTCTGGTGCTGTTCGCAGTCTCCATCATCGTATTCGTCTTCACAAGCGTCATGGGAAATCCGGTATATCTGATGGTCCGGGAGAACGCCACCGAGGCGGAAATCCAGGCGGTCACCCAATATCTGGGATTGGACAAGCCGTTGCCGGTCCAGTACGGAATCTTCGTGAAGAACTCCTTATCGGGAGACTTCGGTAAATCCTATATGTACCACCTACCGGCTTTGGGACTCATCGTCGAGAGATTTCCAGCGACCCTGGAGATAGTCTCGGTCGCCCTTTTGCTGTCCGCCTTCATAGGCATTCCCCTAGGGGTAATATCCGGAGCCTACCCCAAGAACCCCTTCAGCAAGGGGGTCATGGCCTTCTCCATAGCGGGAATATCCATGCCCTCCTTTTGGATAGGCATGGTCCTGATATTTTTCTTCGGCATTTTCCTAGGGGTGCTTCCCGTCTCCGGCAGAGGGGAGACCGCCGAGTTTCTAGGCATATCGACGAGTCTGGCCACATCGGACGGCTGGAAACATATACTGCTTCCAGCCGTGACCCTGGCCCTGGGCAACATAGCCACGATAATAAGGTTGACCCGCTCGGGGATGCAGGAAAACATGAGACAGGACTACGTGAAGTTCGCCAGGGCGAAAGGGGTACCCCGAAGAAAGGTGTTGTTCGGTCACGCCCTGAAGAACACCCTTATCCCGGTCGTGACCATCTTCGGCCTACAGATGGGTAGTCTCATAGCCTTTACGACCATAACCGAGACCATCTTCGCCTGGCCCGGAATGGGTAAGCTGCTTATAGACGCCATAAACAGCGCCGATCGTCCGATAATAGCGGCCTATATACTCTTCGTGGCGGTCATGTTCGTCTTCATCAACTTCGTGGTGGATATTATGTATGTGTTCATAGATCCCAGGATAGATCTACAGTGA
- a CDS encoding ABC transporter substrate-binding protein yields MKRAALAILTAFIVIQAAACHAAGPRDIVIGLAGDAYSLDPYPLNETITNALNYHIFDRLVEPDKNLQPLPGLAKSWEISDDSRTWIFHLRKGVKFHNGNDFTVDDVIFSFDRSKRSGKSAFTYCLSTVENYEKLDDHTLRVVCKDPNALLLAHLKDLAIMDEETCKGKEDDWIALHPNGTGRYMLEEHLRGDRLVLVRNENYWGEKPAPEKVTFKPITNEGTRTANMLSGAADLVVDIPVRDVKILERNKRISVLSEPSLRVIYLNLAGWTDKPSVDAKMPLRSPDGSNPFKHRKVREAIYRAIDEDEIVDKVMNGFAEPAATYIPEGFNGYNGDIRRLSYDPKMAEKLLDEAGYPRQKDGYRFEVTLDASNDRYINDGAIAGAIAGYLEKVGIKVNLNLMSRTVFFSYISSSNKTGDNTHLCMTGWADSGGESALMALDLVYSIRQDGPVKEGYGGVNRGYYLNPEADRLIDLAMSTSDPEERAKIMRDVWAMAAEDVSYIPLHFQKDIYACNDRIVYHPRKDKYVYAWDVEFKD; encoded by the coding sequence TTGAAAAGAGCAGCTTTAGCTATCCTGACGGCATTTATCGTGATCCAAGCGGCGGCCTGTCACGCAGCGGGACCGAGAGACATAGTGATAGGCCTGGCGGGAGACGCCTACTCGTTGGATCCCTACCCTCTCAACGAAACGATCACCAACGCGCTGAACTACCACATATTCGACAGACTGGTGGAGCCGGACAAGAACCTACAACCCCTCCCGGGACTTGCCAAGAGCTGGGAGATCTCCGACGATTCCAGAACATGGATCTTCCACCTACGGAAGGGCGTCAAATTCCACAACGGTAACGACTTCACCGTCGACGACGTAATTTTTTCCTTCGACCGCTCCAAGAGAAGCGGGAAATCGGCCTTCACCTACTGCCTCTCCACCGTCGAGAACTACGAAAAACTGGACGACCACACATTGAGGGTCGTATGCAAGGATCCCAACGCCCTTCTACTGGCTCACCTCAAAGACCTGGCCATAATGGACGAGGAAACCTGCAAGGGCAAGGAAGACGACTGGATCGCCCTTCATCCCAACGGAACCGGCAGGTATATGCTGGAGGAACATTTACGTGGGGATAGGCTCGTTCTAGTCAGAAACGAAAACTACTGGGGAGAAAAACCCGCACCGGAGAAAGTCACCTTCAAGCCCATCACCAACGAGGGCACCAGGACCGCCAACATGCTCTCCGGAGCGGCCGATCTGGTGGTGGACATCCCCGTAAGGGACGTGAAGATACTGGAGAGGAACAAGAGGATATCGGTACTGTCCGAGCCGAGCCTCAGGGTAATATACCTGAACCTGGCAGGATGGACCGACAAGCCGTCGGTGGACGCTAAGATGCCTCTCAGGTCTCCGGACGGGTCAAACCCCTTCAAGCACAGGAAGGTGCGGGAGGCCATATACAGAGCCATCGACGAGGACGAGATAGTAGACAAGGTGATGAACGGCTTCGCAGAACCGGCGGCGACCTATATACCCGAGGGCTTCAACGGCTACAACGGCGACATACGAAGATTGTCCTATGACCCCAAGATGGCGGAAAAGCTTCTTGACGAGGCGGGATATCCCAGACAGAAAGACGGCTATCGTTTCGAAGTAACCCTAGATGCCTCCAACGACCGCTACATCAACGACGGAGCCATTGCCGGAGCAATCGCCGGATATCTAGAGAAGGTGGGGATAAAGGTAAACCTTAACCTTATGTCCAGGACGGTGTTCTTCTCCTACATAAGCTCCTCCAACAAGACCGGCGACAACACCCATCTCTGCATGACCGGATGGGCCGACTCCGGCGGCGAGAGTGCGTTGATGGCCCTGGACCTGGTGTACAGCATCAGGCAGGACGGACCAGTCAAGGAGGGATACGGAGGGGTCAACAGAGGCTACTATCTCAACCCCGAGGCGGACAGACTGATAGACCTGGCGATGTCGACATCCGATCCGGAAGAGAGGGCGAAGATCATGAGAGACGTATGGGCCATGGCCGCCGAGGACGTGTCCTACATCCCCCTGCATTTCCAGAAGGACATCTACGCCTGCAACGACCGCATCGTCTACCACCCCAGAAAGGACAAGTACGTATATGCCTGGGACGTAGAGTTCAAGGATTGA